A genomic region of Metopolophium dirhodum isolate CAU chromosome 1, ASM1992520v1, whole genome shotgun sequence contains the following coding sequences:
- the LOC132940549 gene encoding uncharacterized protein LOC132940549 encodes MARRGKITKIYSDNAINFVGVQKELKAYLEDSERYMANERVQWHFNPPSAPHFGGLWENAVKSTKHHLYRVIKDSRLNLEELLTLLCQIEACVNLWPMTPLSNDPGEPNALTPAHFLIGGPLLLPLNLKFQVRQLAISAAGDTFKD; translated from the coding sequence ATGGCCAGACGTGGAAAAATCACCAAGATTTACAGCGATAATGCAATAAATTTCGTGGGTGTGCAGAAAGAGCTAAAGGCGTACTTAGAAGACAGTGAGAGGTATATGGCCAACGAAAGAGTTCAATGGCACTTCAATCCACCATCGGCGCCACACTTCGGTGGTCTTTGGGAAAATGCTGTAAAAAGTACAAAGCATCACCTATATCGAGTAATCAAGGATAGCCGGCTGAATCTAGAGGAGTTGCTGACATTGCTGTGCCAGATTGAGGCATGTGTCAACTTATGGCCTATGACACCACTAAGTAATGATCCAGGAGAACCCAACGCTCTTACACCGGCTCACTTCCTCATCGGGGGTCCACTGCTCCTACCACTGAACCTGAAATTCCAAGTGAGACAGTTAGCAATCTCCGCCGCTGGAGACACATTCAAGGATTAA